The following coding sequences are from one Shewanella eurypsychrophilus window:
- a CDS encoding outer membrane protein OmpK encodes MNKLLKIAVPTLLACACASSMAQAEVFVQKTMVSTGYEALVGDAADNNPTQQDQIFARVASVTVADWGSAIGWLKFENFAEGAEAGNGESYVTTKAWMKVDKNIGDTPFNLWIQSFTIGNQATFEENLYLGASYDVGLGPVKGTVGLGAQYAYGHMSQGPANGYSFASMSGYALVLQLGMPMTKELSAKLYYEGQFNRSEEHQALGYDDTGFQAAVGAVYKLPLGFTTELVYKYRDNWGGLKDTGGLLFAEVSYSF; translated from the coding sequence ATGAATAAATTACTAAAAATAGCAGTACCGACCTTATTAGCTTGTGCGTGTGCCTCGTCGATGGCTCAAGCTGAGGTGTTTGTTCAGAAGACTATGGTAAGCACTGGGTATGAAGCTCTTGTCGGTGATGCAGCTGACAATAATCCTACACAACAGGATCAGATATTTGCTCGCGTAGCAAGCGTAACGGTTGCCGACTGGGGCTCCGCGATTGGCTGGCTGAAATTCGAAAACTTTGCTGAAGGTGCCGAGGCTGGCAACGGTGAGTCCTATGTAACCACTAAAGCATGGATGAAGGTCGATAAGAATATAGGTGACACTCCATTTAATCTGTGGATACAGTCATTCACTATCGGTAATCAAGCTACTTTCGAGGAGAACCTATATCTAGGAGCTTCTTACGATGTAGGTCTTGGCCCTGTCAAAGGTACTGTAGGTTTAGGCGCACAGTATGCGTATGGCCACATGAGCCAAGGCCCTGCTAATGGGTACTCTTTCGCTTCGATGTCTGGGTACGCATTAGTCCTGCAACTAGGGATGCCGATGACAAAAGAGCTATCTGCAAAGCTCTACTATGAAGGGCAATTCAACCGTAGTGAGGAACACCAAGCTTTAGGGTACGACGATACAGGCTTTCAGGCGGCTGTAGGCGCAGTCTATAAACTGCCGTTAGGTTTTACGACTGAGCTAGTATATAAATATCGTGATAACTGGGGAGGTCTGAAGGATACTGGCGGCCTACTTTTTGCGGAGGTTAGTTACTCGTTCTAG
- the rlmF gene encoding 23S rRNA (adenine(1618)-N(6))-methyltransferase RlmF yields the protein MTKSTSNQPAKSNVSAKTHSKLKSAKSASVQRKPPKSSHTKSSSHKQQVRRGEQGLKPAKVTDKKGLHQRNLHKDGYDFDRLIEASPELKEFVRPNPYGNLSIDFADPQAVKALNLALLKADYQITFWDIPQGFLCPPIPGRVDYIHYLADLLAGNIQQESQESSVGSQNGQNVPRVNDAFTQAVATTHKIPTGPKIKALDIGTGANGVYPILGIQAYGWQFTASDVDPLSLANVEVIISGNPSLQKKFKTRLQTDHQKVFAGIIQPEDRFDITLCNPPFHSSLAEASAGSERKLNNLAANRAAKGHEPKPAKSTVSKDKQSTKGLNFGGQKAELWCDGGEKQFLLNMIRESADFKTQCLWFTSLVSKKENLKPSYAALEKAGAVTVKTIDMAQGNKLTRVLAWSYLTPKQQALWAKYRS from the coding sequence ATGACAAAATCAACGTCAAACCAGCCAGCTAAATCGAATGTCAGCGCTAAGACTCATTCTAAACTCAAGAGCGCTAAGAGTGCTTCGGTTCAACGCAAGCCACCCAAATCGTCTCATACCAAGTCTAGCTCTCACAAACAGCAAGTTCGACGAGGTGAGCAGGGTTTAAAACCTGCAAAGGTTACCGATAAGAAAGGTCTGCATCAGAGAAACCTGCATAAAGACGGCTATGACTTTGACAGACTGATTGAAGCGAGTCCGGAGTTAAAGGAGTTTGTAAGGCCTAACCCTTATGGCAATCTTTCTATCGACTTTGCTGACCCACAAGCGGTTAAAGCACTCAATTTGGCCCTGCTTAAGGCGGATTACCAAATTACCTTTTGGGATATACCCCAAGGATTTCTCTGTCCGCCCATTCCTGGCCGTGTCGATTATATTCATTATCTGGCAGATCTGCTTGCCGGAAATATTCAGCAAGAAAGCCAAGAATCATCAGTTGGAAGCCAAAATGGACAAAATGTCCCCAGGGTAAATGATGCGTTTACTCAAGCGGTAGCCACAACGCACAAAATCCCCACAGGCCCTAAAATTAAGGCGTTAGATATCGGCACGGGCGCTAACGGTGTGTATCCGATTTTAGGCATTCAAGCTTATGGTTGGCAGTTTACCGCCAGTGATGTTGACCCGCTTTCTCTTGCTAATGTGGAAGTCATTATCAGCGGCAATCCAAGTTTGCAGAAGAAATTTAAAACTCGCCTGCAAACCGATCATCAAAAAGTATTTGCTGGAATTATTCAGCCCGAAGATCGCTTTGATATCACTCTATGCAACCCTCCTTTTCACTCATCACTGGCTGAAGCGAGTGCAGGCAGTGAGCGTAAACTTAACAACTTGGCTGCTAACCGTGCAGCTAAAGGACACGAGCCTAAGCCTGCAAAGTCCACAGTCAGCAAAGACAAGCAAAGCACCAAGGGGCTTAACTTCGGTGGCCAGAAAGCCGAACTCTGGTGTGACGGCGGTGAGAAGCAGTTTCTGCTCAATATGATCCGCGAGAGCGCTGACTTTAAGACCCAATGCCTATGGTTTACCAGCCTAGTATCGAAGAAAGAAAACCTAAAACCTAGCTACGCCGCCCTCGAAAAAGCAGGCGCGGTTACGGTTAAGACTATAGATATGGCCCAAGGCAATAAGCTTACAAGAGTGCTGGCTTGGAGTTACCTCACGCCCAAACAGCAGGCGTTATGGGCCAAATACCGTAGCTAA
- a CDS encoding flagellar basal body-associated protein FliL, translating to MKRFDMTSGYLTRIASLLLIAAMSTVSLGAYAEDEENEEKQEIIDTYAYYGFEPDLITNYIPTGKKLGFVRIGIELMVKDPDDLLALEHHDPLLRAALLEIMGSQTSDKVKSLTGREEIRRECYDTLNRLIEQETGKSMIVNLLFTKYLYD from the coding sequence ATGAAAAGGTTCGATATGACATCAGGCTATTTAACAAGGATTGCTAGCTTATTACTCATCGCTGCCATGAGCACTGTGAGCTTAGGTGCCTATGCCGAAGATGAAGAAAACGAAGAGAAACAAGAGATAATCGATACTTATGCCTATTATGGGTTCGAACCTGATCTGATCACTAATTACATTCCTACTGGTAAGAAACTGGGTTTTGTACGCATAGGCATAGAGTTGATGGTCAAGGACCCTGATGATTTATTGGCATTAGAGCACCATGATCCACTGCTGCGTGCAGCATTATTAGAGATCATGGGCAGTCAGACGTCCGATAAGGTTAAGTCGTTGACTGGGCGTGAAGAGATCCGCCGTGAATGCTACGACACGCTTAATCGGCTTATAGAGCAAGAAACAGGTAAGTCGATGATCGTTAATCTATTATTTACTAAGTATCTGTACGATTAA
- a CDS encoding chorismate--pyruvate lyase family protein: MSVTRLSFPYGESIQWFSPDKIAELPDSPLSKWLLSSGSLTQKLRSHCTKFEVKVLGEGTITPFNGEFPNQRQAWVREVLLCLDDVPWIFARTLIPANLLDMKQADFLSLGTRPLGELLFTTDDFTPGKIEIAHFTPCKQLANLLKTLDQAVTKELWGRRRYFSYNDTELIVSETFLPAARQLIEQM, from the coding sequence ATGAGTGTGACTAGGTTAAGCTTCCCCTATGGTGAATCAATTCAATGGTTTTCGCCAGATAAAATCGCCGAACTCCCCGATTCCCCATTAAGTAAATGGTTACTTTCTTCAGGAAGTTTAACCCAAAAATTACGTTCTCACTGTACCAAGTTCGAAGTAAAAGTACTCGGAGAGGGCACTATCACCCCTTTTAATGGCGAATTCCCTAACCAGAGACAGGCTTGGGTACGTGAAGTCTTACTCTGTCTCGACGATGTGCCTTGGATTTTTGCCCGTACTCTTATCCCAGCTAATTTACTCGATATGAAACAAGCAGACTTTCTCTCCCTCGGTACTCGACCATTAGGAGAACTGCTTTTTACTACTGATGATTTTACCCCAGGTAAAATTGAAATTGCCCACTTTACTCCTTGTAAGCAACTCGCAAATTTGCTGAAAACCCTTGATCAAGCCGTCACAAAGGAGCTATGGGGGCGTCGTCGCTATTTCTCCTATAACGATACAGAGCTCATCGTCAGTGAAACCTTTTTACCTGCTGCGCGCCAACTCATAGAGCAGATGTAA